Proteins found in one Limnohabitans sp. TEGF004 genomic segment:
- a CDS encoding ThiF family adenylyltransferase encodes MLENYSGATRVHVIVGDPIAQVKSPFGVTQAFESHGRDAICVPAHVAPADLTDWWAGTQRAQNIDGLIVTVPHKFACTAFCDVLSERAAFLGTVNTVRRDTQGRWHGDMFDGLGYVRAMEKNGCVLKNKRALLVGAGGAGSAIAHSLVLAGVSELAIHDPDDQRRQSLIDRLNSLKLGKVTHLEKFTLGSPDPTGFDVAVNATPIGMKEADPTPIDITKIHGDMFVGCVITAPAITPLIAAARAKGCKTVTGADMFAQVRELMVNFLLEV; translated from the coding sequence ATGCTTGAAAACTACAGCGGCGCCACACGCGTTCACGTCATTGTGGGCGACCCCATTGCCCAAGTGAAATCACCTTTTGGCGTGACCCAAGCTTTTGAGTCGCATGGCCGCGACGCCATCTGCGTCCCCGCCCACGTTGCCCCCGCTGACTTGACCGACTGGTGGGCCGGCACCCAACGCGCGCAAAACATCGACGGCCTCATCGTCACCGTGCCGCACAAATTTGCGTGCACTGCGTTTTGCGATGTGCTGTCTGAACGCGCCGCCTTTTTGGGCACGGTCAACACCGTGCGTCGCGACACACAAGGCCGCTGGCACGGGGACATGTTCGACGGTTTGGGCTATGTGCGCGCCATGGAGAAAAACGGCTGCGTGCTGAAAAACAAACGTGCTTTGCTGGTGGGCGCAGGCGGCGCAGGCTCCGCCATCGCGCACAGCTTGGTGTTGGCGGGCGTGAGTGAGTTGGCCATTCACGACCCAGATGACCAACGTCGTCAGTCACTGATTGATCGCCTCAACAGCTTGAAGCTCGGCAAAGTCACCCATCTTGAAAAGTTCACACTTGGTAGCCCCGACCCCACAGGCTTTGATGTCGCCGTCAACGCCACGCCCATCGGCATGAAAGAAGCCGACCCCACACCGATTGACATCACCAAAATTCATGGCGACATGTTTGTCGGCTGCGTCATCACCGCGCCCGCCATCACGCCCTTGATTGCGGCAGCGCGTGCCAAGGGTTGCAAGACCGTGACAGGCGCCGACATGTTCGCGCAAGTGCGTGAGTTGATGGTCAACTTCTTGTTGGAGGTGTGA
- a CDS encoding IclR family transcriptional regulator, with the protein MSGVLERTLGILELLSEQGQGVELAVLADKLNMPKSAAHRLLVDLVRFGYVRQTRDMGEYVLTTKLVSLGLSYLSKTGVIDVAQPLLDRLAEQTGELVRLSVVDGDRLTWVARAQGARQGLRYDPDMGSIARLSCSSSGLAWLSTMKDDDALALVSQQGLGSPQDFGPNAPKSLKAFLKVLQDTRKQGFSLTEETYTAGLNAIAAPVGLAGQLPMGTISVAGPSARLTRERMLALAPDLLSCAAQLAAASGASPMLARGTSHVRLQPIYAA; encoded by the coding sequence ATGAGCGGCGTACTTGAAAGAACTTTGGGCATCTTGGAGCTCTTGTCTGAACAAGGGCAGGGCGTCGAGCTGGCTGTGTTGGCCGACAAGCTCAACATGCCCAAGAGCGCCGCGCACCGCCTGTTGGTCGACCTGGTGCGCTTTGGTTATGTGCGCCAAACACGCGACATGGGCGAGTATGTGTTGACCACCAAGCTCGTCTCGTTGGGTTTGAGCTACCTCAGCAAAACAGGCGTCATTGATGTGGCCCAGCCGCTGCTCGACCGCCTGGCCGAACAAACCGGTGAGCTGGTGCGTTTGTCGGTGGTCGATGGTGACCGCTTGACATGGGTTGCCCGCGCCCAAGGCGCTCGCCAAGGCCTGCGCTACGACCCCGACATGGGCAGCATTGCCCGCTTGAGCTGTTCGTCGTCTGGCTTGGCTTGGTTGTCCACCATGAAGGATGACGATGCTTTGGCTTTGGTGTCACAACAAGGCTTGGGTTCACCGCAAGATTTCGGCCCCAACGCACCCAAGAGTTTGAAAGCTTTCCTGAAGGTCTTGCAAGACACCCGCAAACAAGGCTTTAGCTTGACCGAAGAAACCTACACCGCAGGGCTCAACGCCATTGCCGCACCTGTGGGGTTGGCAGGGCAGTTGCCCATGGGCACCATCAGTGTGGCGGGCCCTTCGGCGCGTTTGACGCGTGAGCGCATGTTGGCATTGGCACCTGATTTGTTGTCATGTGCGGCGCAATTGGCAGCGGCCAGCGGCGCATCGCCCATGTTGGCGCGTGGCACCAGCCATGTGCGTTTGCAACCCATTTACGCCGCTTGA
- a CDS encoding FAD-dependent oxidoreductase — protein sequence MTTPSLDTAQPKAWDCDLLVVGSGAGALSTAVTAAHLGLKVIVVEKDAHYGGTTAWSGGWMWIPRNPLAIQAGITEPIEKPLLYLRHELGEQFDEARARTFLTHGPRMVRFFQEHTALQFIDGNLIPDFHGKTEDAALGGRSVCAAPFNGRLLGKHVKQLKTPLYEMTFLGMGIASGADIRHFFHALRSWGSFFHVAKRVTRHVFDLAMYGRGMQLVNGNALVAALAKSAFDAGVDIRVNSPAVRLITEGDNGSQKVRGAVVMHNGVEQTIRAKRGVMLATGGFPHDPQRKSQLLPHDPTGEQHFSAASRGNTGDGLRLGESVGAVVANDLKHAAAMAPVSLVPRADGTIAHFPHLIERGKPGLIAVTRFGKRFVNEADSYHDFMQGLIQALPEGEPVQAWLVVDHCFIRRWGLGAVKPAPVPMHSMLANGYLKRGNTLAELAEVCGINAVSLQNTVARYNTQADIGYDGEFGKGQTAYNRVQGDATHEGRNPNMAPIQDGPFYAVRIVAGSLGTFAGLRCNEHAQVLNAQGQPIDGLYAGGNDLSSVMGGNYPSGGITLGPAMTFGYLAAHHAARLSPDFASSEHPFLKRTSPMYYELATMTLPFGTAAQAAANVQTFAAQGQGELLGCWFTDIGVLNQMIVLRGFDDLATLQAERNRTQHNASPFGCGDIFQSLEQHSYQGFPWMKPVRPSAESGINGPVYEIRTYGIKPGGVQPTIDLWEQAIPARDKISPCVVAMVALDGPLRFTNIWAYPTLDARSKARADAVAQGIWPPKGGPANLTTNMVSTIAMPTAVSPLK from the coding sequence ATGACTACCCCATCACTTGACACTGCTCAACCCAAAGCGTGGGATTGCGATTTGCTGGTGGTGGGCTCCGGTGCCGGTGCGTTATCTACCGCCGTGACGGCGGCACACCTTGGCCTCAAAGTCATCGTGGTGGAAAAAGATGCGCACTACGGCGGCACCACCGCATGGTCGGGGGGCTGGATGTGGATTCCACGCAATCCACTGGCTATTCAAGCGGGCATCACCGAGCCGATTGAAAAACCACTGTTGTATTTGCGTCATGAGTTGGGCGAGCAGTTTGATGAAGCACGTGCGCGCACGTTCCTCACGCACGGCCCACGTATGGTGCGCTTCTTTCAAGAACACACCGCCTTGCAGTTCATCGATGGCAACTTGATTCCAGATTTCCATGGCAAGACTGAGGACGCCGCATTAGGTGGCCGGTCGGTCTGCGCCGCGCCGTTCAATGGTCGCTTGTTGGGCAAGCATGTGAAGCAGCTCAAAACGCCGTTGTATGAGATGACCTTCCTCGGCATGGGCATTGCCTCGGGGGCTGACATTCGTCACTTCTTCCATGCTTTGCGTTCATGGGGCTCGTTCTTCCATGTGGCCAAGCGCGTCACGCGTCATGTGTTTGATTTGGCGATGTATGGACGTGGCATGCAGTTGGTCAACGGCAATGCTTTGGTGGCCGCTTTGGCCAAGTCGGCATTCGATGCGGGCGTGGACATTCGCGTGAACAGCCCTGCCGTGCGTTTGATCACTGAAGGTGACAACGGTTCGCAAAAAGTGCGTGGCGCCGTGGTGATGCACAACGGCGTTGAGCAAACCATTCGCGCCAAGCGCGGTGTGATGTTGGCCACGGGGGGCTTTCCACACGACCCACAGCGCAAGAGCCAACTGCTGCCACACGATCCCACGGGCGAACAACATTTCTCTGCCGCCTCGCGCGGCAACACGGGCGATGGTTTGCGCTTGGGCGAATCGGTGGGTGCGGTGGTGGCGAACGATTTGAAACATGCGGCAGCGATGGCGCCTGTGTCTTTGGTGCCACGTGCCGATGGAACAATTGCACACTTCCCTCATTTGATTGAACGCGGCAAGCCTGGCCTCATTGCCGTCACGCGCTTTGGCAAACGCTTTGTGAACGAGGCCGACTCGTACCACGACTTCATGCAAGGTTTGATTCAAGCGCTTCCTGAAGGTGAGCCTGTGCAAGCCTGGTTGGTGGTGGACCACTGCTTCATCCGTCGTTGGGGTTTGGGCGCCGTCAAACCTGCACCCGTTCCCATGCACAGCATGTTGGCCAATGGTTACTTGAAACGTGGCAACACCTTGGCTGAGTTGGCGGAGGTGTGTGGCATCAACGCCGTGTCGTTGCAAAACACCGTGGCGCGCTACAACACCCAAGCAGACATCGGTTACGACGGTGAATTTGGCAAAGGCCAAACCGCTTACAACCGCGTGCAAGGCGATGCCACACACGAAGGCCGCAACCCCAACATGGCGCCCATTCAAGACGGCCCGTTTTACGCGGTGCGCATCGTGGCTGGCAGCTTGGGCACGTTTGCCGGTTTGCGCTGCAACGAACACGCGCAAGTGCTCAACGCGCAAGGCCAGCCCATCGACGGTTTGTACGCCGGTGGCAACGACCTCTCTAGTGTGATGGGCGGCAACTACCCGAGTGGCGGCATCACCCTTGGCCCCGCCATGACCTTTGGTTATTTGGCCGCGCATCACGCGGCTCGCTTGTCACCTGACTTTGCATCTTCTGAACATCCATTTTTGAAAAGGACTTCCCCCATGTATTACGAACTCGCCACCATGACGCTGCCTTTTGGCACCGCTGCTCAAGCCGCAGCTAACGTGCAAACTTTCGCTGCGCAAGGCCAAGGTGAATTGCTGGGCTGCTGGTTCACCGACATCGGTGTGCTCAACCAAATGATTGTGTTGCGTGGCTTTGATGACTTGGCCACTTTGCAAGCCGAACGCAACCGCACACAACACAACGCTAGCCCGTTTGGTTGTGGCGACATCTTTCAAAGCTTGGAGCAACACAGCTACCAAGGCTTCCCTTGGATGAAGCCTGTGCGCCCGAGCGCTGAGAGTGGCATCAACGGACCCGTGTATGAAATCCGCACCTACGGGATCAAACCCGGTGGCGTGCAACCCACGATTGATTTGTGGGAGCAAGCCATTCCCGCGCGCGACAAAATTTCGCCCTGCGTGGTGGCGATGGTCGCTTTGGATGGTCCGCTGCGCTTCACCAACATTTGGGCTTACCCCACACTCGACGCACGAAGCAAAGCGCGCGCGGATGCTGTGGCCCAAGGCATCTGGCCACCCAAAGGCGGCCCTGCCAACTTGACCACCAACATGGTGTCCACCATCGCCATGCCCACTGCGGTTTCGCCATTGAAATAA
- a CDS encoding sugar phosphate isomerase/epimerase: protein MRTYSLAYLTANASTVPQAIGIAAKLGYAYVGLRVQPNGPGAPFQTLIGDVAVLRETQAVMRDTGVGVYDLEIIRIGEQFKVADHAALMDIGQTLGAKAVLIAADDANESRLADNYAALCDAMRPYGLTADLEFMPWTAVKDAKSAMRVVELAGRPNNAGILVDALHFGRSTTSLQDIAAIPREWLHYAQMCDAQAGLNFTTEELIHTARQERLLPGEGNIDVTGLFATLPQDLPVSVEIVNLERSKPMGDKAWAELCLNATKKALGDA from the coding sequence ATGCGTACTTATTCGCTCGCATACCTCACGGCCAATGCGTCGACCGTGCCGCAAGCCATTGGCATTGCGGCGAAGTTGGGCTATGCCTATGTGGGTTTGCGTGTGCAACCCAACGGACCCGGTGCACCCTTTCAAACCTTGATTGGCGATGTTGCTGTGTTGCGCGAAACCCAAGCGGTAATGCGTGACACCGGCGTGGGGGTGTATGACTTAGAAATCATCCGCATTGGTGAACAGTTCAAAGTGGCAGACCATGCCGCGTTGATGGACATCGGCCAAACCTTAGGCGCCAAAGCGGTGTTGATTGCCGCAGACGACGCCAATGAATCACGTTTGGCCGACAACTACGCTGCGCTTTGTGATGCCATGCGCCCCTACGGCTTGACCGCCGATTTGGAGTTCATGCCATGGACCGCCGTGAAAGACGCCAAGTCCGCCATGCGCGTGGTTGAGTTGGCAGGACGCCCTAACAACGCCGGCATTCTGGTAGACGCTTTGCACTTTGGTCGTTCCACCACAAGCTTGCAAGACATCGCAGCCATTCCACGCGAGTGGTTGCACTATGCGCAGATGTGCGATGCACAAGCAGGTTTGAACTTCACGACAGAAGAGCTGATTCACACCGCAAGACAAGAACGCCTCTTGCCAGGTGAGGGCAATATTGACGTGACAGGTTTGTTTGCCACTTTGCCCCAAGACCTCCCCGTGAGCGTAGAGATCGTGAACCTAGAACGATCAAAACCCATGGGCGACAAAGCATGGGCCGAACTGTGCCTCAATGCAACTAAGAAGGCTTTAGGCGATGCCTGA
- a CDS encoding IclR family transcriptional regulator C-terminal domain-containing protein encodes MDKKDWIAGLDKGLAMLQTFDEHNPRLTATQAAQRCGLTRTAARRYLLTLLHLGFVTTDGKLFWLTPKVMRLGQSYLESARLPRIVQPSLQRLAMGTQEISFVAVLDGYDLVYIARNGQNRSMNTSFALGARVPCHLTSAGVLLLALLGEEESDAWLANHELKAFTSHTITDPKRMRTELARIRAQDWALSEQQLDLAYRGVAVPLRDHKGNVQGALTVSMPIQHETSKEAVNRVLPVLREVAQSLRPLI; translated from the coding sequence ATGGACAAGAAGGACTGGATCGCCGGTCTGGACAAAGGCCTCGCCATGCTCCAAACCTTTGACGAACACAACCCGCGCTTGACCGCCACCCAAGCTGCCCAACGCTGCGGCCTGACCCGCACAGCGGCACGTCGGTATTTGCTGACGCTCTTGCATTTGGGTTTTGTCACCACCGACGGCAAGCTGTTTTGGCTCACCCCAAAGGTGATGCGACTGGGTCAGTCGTACCTGGAGTCGGCCCGCTTGCCGCGCATCGTGCAACCCTCGTTGCAACGCTTGGCGATGGGCACACAAGAAATTTCGTTTGTCGCCGTCCTCGACGGCTACGACTTGGTCTACATCGCGCGCAACGGTCAAAACCGCAGCATGAACACCAGCTTCGCGCTGGGTGCGCGTGTGCCGTGTCACTTGACTAGCGCGGGTGTGTTGTTGCTCGCACTCTTGGGTGAGGAAGAGTCGGATGCGTGGTTGGCCAACCACGAACTCAAAGCCTTCACCTCGCACACCATCACCGACCCCAAACGCATGCGCACCGAGCTGGCCCGCATTCGCGCGCAAGACTGGGCCTTGTCCGAGCAGCAACTCGACTTGGCGTACCGCGGTGTGGCCGTGCCCTTGCGTGACCACAAAGGGAATGTGCAAGGCGCTTTGACGGTGAGCATGCCCATTCAGCATGAGACCTCCAAGGAAGCCGTGAACCGCGTGTTGCCTGTATTGCGTGAAGTGGCGCAGAGTTTGCGCCCGTTGATTTGA